A region of Paenibacillus sp. JNUCC-31 DNA encodes the following proteins:
- a CDS encoding sugar phosphate isomerase/epimerase family protein, whose amino-acid sequence MKKLNIGLQLFTLRDETAADFRGTLRKVAELGYEGVEFAGYGDIPAEEMKALLDELGLKGFSSHVSLHAMREDLQKQIDYLKTIGAQYMICPYLMPEDRPENAEGWTKLFNELQQYGAEATKQGLIFGYHNHDFEFHGQVGDDNAFDAMFAQTTPEAVQVEMDVCWVQFAGQNPIEYINKYAGRLPLLHLKDFSKDDQGQMKTLELGQGSVNLPAVIEASTNAGVEWLIVEQDVCQNPPLESVANSYNWLKENYLNQF is encoded by the coding sequence ATGAAAAAACTTAATATTGGTTTGCAATTGTTTACGCTCCGTGATGAAACTGCAGCGGATTTCCGTGGAACTTTGCGCAAAGTAGCAGAGCTTGGTTATGAAGGTGTCGAATTCGCCGGATATGGTGATATTCCTGCCGAAGAAATGAAAGCGCTATTGGATGAGCTTGGGCTGAAAGGTTTCAGCAGCCACGTTTCATTGCATGCCATGCGTGAGGATCTGCAAAAACAAATCGATTACCTCAAAACGATTGGGGCTCAATATATGATCTGCCCTTACCTGATGCCTGAAGATCGCCCAGAGAATGCAGAAGGCTGGACCAAACTGTTCAACGAATTGCAACAATATGGTGCAGAAGCGACCAAACAAGGTCTGATCTTCGGTTATCATAACCATGATTTCGAATTCCACGGTCAGGTTGGCGACGATAATGCCTTTGATGCGATGTTTGCTCAAACGACACCTGAAGCTGTTCAAGTGGAAATGGACGTATGTTGGGTACAATTTGCTGGACAAAATCCGATTGAATATATTAATAAATATGCAGGCCGTCTGCCATTGCTTCACCTGAAAGACTTCAGCAAAGATGATCAAGGCCAGATGAAGACACTCGAACTGGGACAAGGTTCGGTTAATCTGCCAGCAGTAATTGAAGCATCTACAAATGCAGGTGTAGAGTGGTTGATCGTGGAACAGGACGTATGTCAGAATCCACCGCTTGAAAGCGTAGCCAACAGCTATAACTGGTTGAAAGAGAACTACCTGAACCAATTCTAA
- a CDS encoding helix-turn-helix domain-containing protein has translation METSVLICDYSYHYKAFNHNMKGELQTYLFRLQTEGSCKVYVQDEEFKMTGGDLLLLKPGDDYHLVVEEPHKEGRLSSGDYYLFCEGTWIENWWKRQHRSTVSRIGLDDKLISLWRNMLLEKRRGPLEENIELSDALLRGLCLYIDRAIKENIQTDRSVSSTLKLKRFIEEHATVTFKLEEAARYAGLSLSRAVRLFKEHYGKTMIQYAIEIRLNAALERMKYSDMTLEHISETCGFASYSYFHRVFRAHFGASPVEYLKSQSHQSIDLEHV, from the coding sequence TTGGAAACCTCAGTACTGATCTGCGACTACTCGTATCACTACAAGGCGTTTAACCATAATATGAAGGGCGAGTTGCAGACTTATTTGTTCCGTCTGCAAACGGAGGGCTCTTGCAAGGTATATGTACAGGATGAAGAATTCAAAATGACTGGCGGGGATCTGCTGCTTTTAAAGCCGGGAGACGATTATCATCTCGTGGTCGAAGAACCTCACAAGGAAGGCAGATTGTCGAGCGGAGACTATTATTTGTTCTGTGAAGGGACATGGATTGAGAACTGGTGGAAACGACAGCATCGGTCCACTGTAAGTCGCATCGGCCTGGATGACAAATTGATCAGTCTCTGGCGCAATATGCTTCTGGAGAAACGCCGTGGACCGCTAGAGGAAAATATAGAACTGAGTGACGCATTGCTGCGCGGTTTGTGCCTGTATATCGATCGGGCCATCAAGGAGAATATCCAGACGGATCGGTCGGTTTCCTCGACACTAAAGCTGAAACGATTCATTGAAGAGCATGCCACGGTTACCTTTAAGCTCGAAGAAGCGGCACGTTATGCAGGACTGAGTCTGTCCCGTGCGGTTCGACTGTTCAAGGAGCACTATGGCAAAACAATGATCCAGTATGCGATTGAAATCCGCCTGAATGCTGCACTGGAGCGTATGAAATATAGCGATATGACGCTTGAGCATATTTCCGAAACTTGCGGCTTTGCAAGCTACTCTTATTTCCATCGGGTGTTCCGGGCACACTTCGGCGCATCTCCAGTAGAATATCTCAAATCCCAATCTCATCAATCTATTGATCTGGAGCATGTGTGA